The following proteins are co-located in the Lepisosteus oculatus isolate fLepOcu1 chromosome 9, fLepOcu1.hap2, whole genome shotgun sequence genome:
- the LOC102686358 gene encoding beta-2-glycoprotein 1 — MLWGLALLLLCEVSLQPSANAVKVCGRPPLIENAEMEDDRRVFEAGEETFYTCKPGYKTTGGSRKVVCTLSGAWSRPTLKCSRKSCPVPGPLLNGQIQFPVDISFQSVVNFTCHEGYVLQGAHTSQCQHDGTWSQPLPVCETVTCGLPDIPQYGLIHHTKKITGNTTQFGDVVKYECSPPYALFGNEFGSCQANGNWTKPPECKIVTCPFPSGIPSGFMTFAVVRDYGYREKIKYGCNPSFIPDGPLEIQCEKTGNWSAKPVCRASCIIDIRRGRIFYSSKKIWIEDLPEKRVQHSEHVAFYCKNEEKKCGYPVVTQCVDGTLNIPECFKEPGAVEYKLNYKSLPSEIKMC; from the exons ATGCTGTGGGGACTAGCTCTGCTGTTACTCTGCGAGGTCTCCCTCCAGCCCTCAGCGAACGCTGTCAAAG TGTGTGGGCGCCCCCCGCTGATAGAGAACGCGGAGATGGAAGACGACAGGCGTGTGTTTGAGGCCGGAGAGGAGACCTTTTACACCTGCAAGCCCGGATACAAAACCACAGGGGGCTCCAGGAAGGTGGTCTGCACCCTGTCTGGGGCCTGGAGCAGACCAACTCTGAAGTGCTCCC GAAAATCCTGCCCCGTACCAGGACCTCTGCTGAACGGACAGATCCAGTTTCCCGTTGACATCAGCTTCCAGAGCGTCGTGAATTTTACCTGCCACGAAGG GTACGTGCTTCAGGGTGCCCACACCAGCCAGTGCCAGCACGACGGGACCTGGAGCCAGCCGCTGCCCGTTTGTGAAA CCGTAACCTGTGGTCTCCCGGACATACCCCAGTACGGACTGATCCACCACACCAAGAAAATCACAGGAAACACAACGCAGTTCGGAGATGTGGTGAAGTATGAGTGCTCTCCGCCTTACGCCCTGTTTGGGAATGAGTTCGGATCATGCCAGGCGAATGGGAATTGGACCAAGCCTCCAGAGTGCAAAA TCGTGACTTGCCCGTTCCCCAGCGGAATACCCAGCGGGTTCATGACGTTCGCTGTCGTGAGAGACTACGGCTACAGAGAGAAAATTAAATACGGCTGCAACCCTAGTTTCATTCCGGATGGCCCACTGGAAATCCAGTGCGAGAAAACGGGAAACTGGTCCGCAAAGCCAGTCTGCAGAG CATCCTGTATAATTGATATTCGAAGAGGACGCATCTTTTATAGTAGTAAAAAGATATGGATTGAAGACCTGCCTGAGAAACGAGTGCAACATTCTGAACATGTGGCATTTTACTGCAAAAATGAGGAAAAGAAGTGTGGGTACCCAGTGGTGACCCAGTGTGTTGATGGTACCCTGAATATCCCAGAATGCTTCAAAG aaCCTGGTGCAGTTGAATACAAGTTAAATTACAAGTCATTACCTTCAGAAATTAAGATGTGTTAA